Proteins encoded together in one Panthera uncia isolate 11264 chromosome A2, Puncia_PCG_1.0, whole genome shotgun sequence window:
- the LOC125928730 gene encoding LOW QUALITY PROTEIN: putative protein C3P1 (The sequence of the model RefSeq protein was modified relative to this genomic sequence to represent the inferred CDS: inserted 3 bases in 2 codons), which translates to MGQTRGRDAAPHLPPATDEDEDFGDIFMEDQPVRTLFPESWLWKKFTLPKSKSGLSYNSTLVTVPDSITTWQFVAVSLKAGQGLCVSDPSELTVMKSFLVDLKLPSSVVRDEQVQIQAVLYNFRSRQVKHISVRLETGKVDVEARVVGYGVEDHVKKTLLVKVCGWGHVGSWSHTRMEGGAERQDFLRKVPNTEAEMFVSVQGYTRMLTHRSADGTYHTSKGNPGGPWLTSYVFRVFALLYSTMTTRXSLCATDNWIITQRQAEDGHFLGKGPVIVTLGIMGVILRPQDGYRGSEADISLTALVPIALDDGKELCSRKIQNLTASMERARSFLEKRLPQIQTXFAVAIVSYALALTENPRANDRLDSFASRSECGPLLNQLCVNHSHGGQGEGDCVI; encoded by the exons ATGGGACAGACACGTGGGAGAGATGCTGCCCCACATCTACCCCCCGCAACCGATGAAGACGAGGACTTTGGTGACATCTTCATGGAGGACCAGCCTGTCCGGACCTTGTTCCCTGAGAGTTGGCTCTGGAAGAAGTTTACACTGCCAAAAAGTAAGTCAGG CCTCTCCTACAACAGCACCCTTGTGACTGTGCCAGATTCCATCACCACGTGGCAGTTTGTGGCTGTCAGCCTCAAGGCTGGACAAG GTCTCTGCGTCTCAGAtccctctgagctgacagttATGAAATCGTTCTTGGTGGATCTCAAGTTGCCCTCCTCCGTGGTCAGGGATGAGCAGGTCCAGATCCAAGCCGTGCTGTACAATTTCAGGAGCCGCCAGGTCAAG cacaTCAGTGTCAGGCTTGAGACTGGCAAAGTGGACGTGGAGGCCAGGGTTGTGGGCTATGGGGTCGAGGACCACGTGAAGAAGACACTCCTGGTCAAG GTTTGTGGGTGGGGGCATGTGGGATCCTGGAGCCACaccaggatggagggaggggctgaaagaCAGGACTTTTTGAGAAAGGTGCCCAATACAGAGGCAGAAATGTTTGTCAGCGTCCAAG GTTACACCCGGATGCTGACCCACCGGAGTGCAGACGGCACCTACCACACCAGCAAGGGAAACCCGGGAGGCCCCTG GCTCACGAGCTACGTGTTCCGGGTCTTTGCCCTGCTCTACTCCACCATGACAACCCG GTCTCTCTGTGCCACTGACAACTGGATCATCACCCAGAGGCAGGCGGAAGATGGGCACTTCTTGGGGAAGGGCCCTGTAATCGTG ACACTGGGGATCATGGGTGTGATCCTGCGTCCACAGGATGGCTACCGAGGCTCTGAAGCAGACATATCTCTCACAGCTCTTGTCCCGATTGCCCTAGATGATGGAAAGGAACTGTGCAGCCGAAAGATACAG AATTTGACCGCCAGCATGGAGCGAGCCCGTAGCTTCCTGGAGAAACGGCTTCCCCAAATTCAGA ACTTTGCAGTAGCCATAGTCTCCTATGCTCTGGCCCTCACTGAGAACCCCCGAGCCAATGATCGCCTGGACAGCTTTGCCAGCCGTAGTGAGTGTGGGCCACTTCTTAATCAACTGTGTGTTAACCACAGtcatggggggcagggggagggagattGTGTGATTTAA